The Brienomyrus brachyistius isolate T26 chromosome 7, BBRACH_0.4, whole genome shotgun sequence DNA segment CATTGTGGACACAGAGAATGGTCATATGTTCTGCGTAGTGGAGGTTCTGCAGAAGCTGGAGAAACAGGGACAGCTGTCAGACACAaaggagggtgtgtgtgtgacacacaAGCTGATGATATCCATACTGACCTTGGGTGTAATGAAGAAATACTGGGATGTGGTGCCCCGGCAGGCGGTCTGCACCACAATGTCAAAAACCCTCCTTTCATTGACAGGGTCCATGCCCTGCAAAGAGATGGCAGCTTCGGATTAAATGGACCCTGACAGACGGAGAActcctgaaggggggggggtgctgagagGCTAAGAAAATCGTCGGTTCGAGCCCCAGCCTCGGCAGAACAGTCTCACGTCCGTGGGCCCTTGACCAAGGCCCGTAACCCCAGGTTCCAGGGCAGCTGCATGTTAGCTAACCCCCGCACTGCGACCCCTAAGCTACCGAGAGCAAGACGGGCTTGgcaaagagaagcattccaatacACTCgtgaaaatggcaaataaagaatGTTTGTTTTGGTTCTGTTTGTGAAGAAAGCCTTCATGCAGGAACATGCATATctacactggcgagagtgggagtCTCTGGCCACAGCAGGATGTTGAGTGTAGTATGTGAGAGCTGGGAATGAACCCTCAGCACAGAGCTCATacatgtgtgtgggaggggctttAAAGATCTCCAGGACTGCAGCTGTGTTACCTGGTTTATCTCGTCCACCACTCGGAAAGGGCAGCGGTTCAGCTCCTGCAGAGCCATAAGGTACAGCATGGTGGCGACGCTGCGCTCCCCGCCGCTCTGGTGATGCACCGTCAGCTCATGGAGCTGCGTGCTGCTGCGGAACTTCACTCTGATACGGATCCCATATTTATCGTATTCCTCCTGCGGGGAACAGAAAAAGTCTGGTATATCCTTGTCTGTCCTGCAGGGGGAGCATGTCATCCTGCAGTGCAGTGAGAGAAAGCCAAACGTCTGACCTCGTTCTCACAGTGCAGATCCACCTCACCAGCGCACTGCATGGAGCGGAAGAAATGTCCAAACCTCTCATTGATCTGCTCTACTAGCTGCTTCAGGGGGTCCAGCCAGCGCTCTTTGGCCTGCGGCACACACGCACAAGCCAgtgtcagtcacacacacacacacacacacacacacacacacaccagtgtcactcacacacacacgccagtgtcactcacacacacacacacacacacacacacacacacacacacacaagccagtgtcactcacacacacacacacacacacacaagccagtgtcactcacacacacacacacacacacacacacacacacacacacaagccagtgtcactcacacacacacacacacacacacacacacacacacatcagggGTTTCAGGTTTCCTTCTCACATACGCTCAGAGGAACATGACTGTGGGGGATGGGTGCTTGGGGGGGACAATTGGACATACAGCAGTGCAATGAGAGACAAGGCGAGGATGTCAGGCGAGGATGTGAGGCGAGGACGCGAGGCGAGGCGAGGATGTGAGGCGAGGACGCGAGACGAGGATGCGAGGCGAGGCGAGGATGTGAGGCGAGGCGAGGACGTGAGGCGAGGATGTGAGGCGAGGCGAGGCGAGGATGTGAGGCGAGGACGCGAGGCGAGGATGTGAGACGAGGACGTGAGGCGAGGACGCGAGGCGAGGATGTGAGACGAGGACGTGAGACGAGGACGTGAGGCGAGGACGTGAGACGAGGACGTGAGACGAGGACGTGAGGCGAGGACGTGAGACGAGGAGAGGATGTGACAGCACCTGTGAGATGTTGTGCCGGTAGTTATCCAGGGTAACCTTCTCCTTCCCCAGCTCCTTCTTCAGGCGCTCAATTTCCTGTGTCCGTCTAGTATACTCCTCCACCACCTAATGGGAGGGGGAGATGTTCGTACCTTTCTCAgcacactgaccccccccccccccacccccacccccaccccttacAGTGGCCTCACCGTGGCGCTCAGCCCTGTGAAGCAGTCAGCTCGCGAGCGCTCCTCATTCAGCAAGGCATcgatctcatccagggtgtttgGGAGCAGGCTAAAGGCCTGCCAAGGGAAAACCAGGACTGAGTGCAACACTATACCCTCACCTACTGGTAGCTATAGGTACTACACTTTTATTAATGCAGCTTCTGTCTTTATGAACCAGAGTGGGTATTACTCTAACGCTAACACTAACTGTGCAAGAAAAGTCCAAATATTACAGGGCCCTGGTTTCCTTGCGTCCCACCCACATTAGCTCAGGCCCAGATCTGTGTCCTTACCCTCTGAAGGTCTTCTGGGACTGCTTCCTCCTTCAGGTCAACACTGCACACCTCTGATGCTTTCTTCATCAACCCCTGACATGTCTCCAACAGCGAGGTCTTCCTCTGCTCCAGCTGTTTACATGTTTGCTGCAACCGGCAGTTGGCTCATGGTCAGAGGTCAGCTGCCTGGGGCAGTGCAGCAGTAAGTGGGGATGAGAGCTCACCTCCAGCGTCTCCAGACGGGCCGAGCTCTCCCTGCACTCAGTCTCCAGCCTGGCCTTCTCGGCAGCCAGCTCCACGCTCTCCAGTGCCAGGTACACCTTCTCCATGTGCAGCTTAGCTCGCACCTCAAAGACACAAGCATTGCAGGTTGCAATAGCTGAATAATGCACATATTAAGCATGCGCAAACACGAGCTCACAGAGGCGCACTAGCTCAGGTATGCTCACAGAGGCGGGATTACAGTGGTGCGCTAACGTAGGCATGCTCACACTCAAACTTACCTGCATGTGGTGAACAAACTCTGTGACTAAAGCCACCTTCTGTGAGTTGACAGCTCTGGTCTTGGAAAGGGCTTCCTGTTCAGCCTGCTGCAAGTTGATACCACTTTCCTCCATCTGTCTGAGACTACAAGAGGGAATgggcacagtgtgtgtatgcagaCTGTGCTGTTAATTGTAATTCGTAGTGTGTAAAGTATGTGCACCTGTCCTGCTTGGTCCTGATCTTCTGTTCCAGCTGTCTCTTCTTGATGTTAAGGTCCAACAGCACTTTCTTCTTGTGGAGCAGCTCATTTTCATGGCGTACCAGCTGGCTTTGCTGCTCCTGAAGGGCCCTCAACTGACTGTCAATGGCCATCACCCTCTGCTCAAAACCCTGAGGACAGACCAGGAGGTTAGAGGATCAGCGCTGGCCTTTGTGGGGGTGCAGATGGACAGGAGGTCaccctctgtgtctccctcaCCTTCAGCTGCTCCTCCAGATGTTTCCTCTCATCCACATCTACTGTCAGGGTAAGGAACTGGGAAGGACGAAGCACTGAGTTGCTGGAGATGGTCTTGCCAGAGTAGGAGGACTTCTTCACATGGTACTTCTCTGCTGCCGTGTAGATGATCTTCAGTGAGGTCTCCCGAATAACCTAGCAGAGAAGATACAGCAGATGTCACTCATAGGTAGATGGGCCAGCCCACAGGAGATCGGCAGCCATAGGGCCTTAGTGTTGGGAGTCTTACCGCTTCAATCATATTCTTGGTCTGTTCTGTTCCCACGGGGACCTCGTGAACCTTGTACTGGCCACACAGGTAGCTCATGACCTCCTCTGGGGCATCAAATAGCTCACGCAGGTAGGAGAAAAACCCAAAGCCTCTAGACATGGAACAGAGCCTTAGTCCAGAACATGCATGCATGGATATACAGAAAACTCAAAGAGACAGGCAGACTGACCACCAGATGACAGAGACCAGCCCCCAGTGGCCCGTATAAAGTCACCCAAACCCAAAAATCTCATGGTGGGCATGACCTCACCTTAAGGCCTCAATGGGCCGTGCTGGTGGGTGCTTAGCCCAGGACTCCCGCGGGGCGATCACAGCATTCACGCGCCATTTCTGCTGGTCACGCACCTGAAATTGCATCATGCCATTTACTCGACACTTTGGTATATATTCCAGTAATAATACTGTCAGTCCAACATCCATCGTTCACCATACAGTACAGGTGTTTTATTTCCATGTGAAATACCATCATATATACAATGTTGGGGAAGTACACTGGGATTGTGGCTCTTTatacttaactggttggttgaaaccaaaccatggtctggatttgtactttctgcacctgaactttccacctctgtctgtaatggattacttttgCTAGTAACTTCCCCAACATTGCACATACATGAAATGAGCCGAAACATTATGGCCAGCCTATAGGATATGAATTACAACTGGTGGTGGCATAGTTGCGGATTAGACTCTTCAGTCCAACGCGTCCCACAGACGCGCGACATGGACCCGGGCATCACATGATGCAATGGGATTCACCGAATCACTCAATCATTCTTCCACAGCACCAGGATCCAGTTCCAAAGCTTTTGACAGTGGAGGGATTCGGAAGGGCAGCTGCTTAGCGTCCCATGTGCAGCAGAGCTCAATGCACTGCGTCGTGTCACAATACTGCCGGGACCCTCATTAGAACAACCTGCCATTTGTGCCTCAGTAACTCTTCTGTTGGTTTCTACTAGATGGAAGCATCTCCGCATCAGTGAGTCTTGACTGCCAAACACCACGTTGGCGGATTGTGGTTCATCCCTCCTCGGACGGCTCCCAGGAAATACACCATGGGGGACTTTTGGAGATGCTACAACCCAGCTGTCTGACCATGATGATTTGACCCTTATGGAAATAACACAGGTCTCCCCCCTGACCTCTTTTTAACGAGATAGTCAACATTATTTGCTTCATGTAGGGGTAGTTAAAATGTTTTGGCCCATCAGTGTGTCTATTTATGCTGCTAAAAACGAACTGCTACTCACCTCTGTCATGAATTTCGCCATGTCCTCCTGTTTCTGGAAGACAAAGGCCCTCAGGTCATTGGTAGGAATGTGGCTCTCTATGTATTTGGCATGACGATGGTCCCGGACATTAATCTGAAACAAAGACAATGCACTTTTACAGACGTGGGACGGAATGAGATCCTGTCCCCAAAACTCAAATTGCACTCagttgttcagcttccttaaggtCTAGCGACCTCGTGGGGTTAGACAGGACTCTCACCACCAGCATCATGGGTTCATAAACTTTGCCCGTGAAGAGCTTCTGATTTTGCCGCAACCACTGGAGGGCGCTGTAGGTGTCGCGAAATCTGCTTTTCAGCTTTTCCTCCTTCATATTCATCATGTTCTCCAGACTCTTCAGTTTATTCCTCACACCTTCAGAAAGACCTTTAACTGGTAAATAATCCCCAGCCACACAAGCACTTAAACACTAGTGCATACTATACGGTTTCTGTTCAGTCTGCCTACACCGGTGTTCTGCTCAGGAAACACAGAGACTAACTGCATATATACTCTATATGCAAATAACAACATTCAGTCCTCATTAAGTAAACACAGTGAGCAGGTCTGAGTAGAAGGTGCAGGATGCAAACTGATACAGATCCAGGCAGAGTGAAGCAGCAGGATCCAGGAGGCAGCGACGGCACGAGGCAAAGCTCACGTTGTTCATCTCCCTGCAGAATCCCCTTGTTGCGTTGCAGGTCCAGAATCTCGCCCTCCACGCGGGCCTTGTCCTCCTGCACACTCCGCAGCTCAGAGCCGATGCTGCTGATCTGCGGCTGAACGTCCTCCCGACTAGCCAAGTTCTCCAGCTCAGCCTGCAGCCCCGTGATCATGCAGCGAGTGTGGCCAATGCGTTTCTGGCGGTCTGACTCCTCGGTCTGCTTCAGGCTC contains these protein-coding regions:
- the smc5 gene encoding structural maintenance of chromosomes protein 5 produces the protein MAAPVKRKRTAQVDTAPLSQTPTPGVSSGYRDASRFSGDHNMFVEGSILRITMTNFLTYDHCEVIPGANLNMIVGANGTGKSSIVCAICLGLAGKVSLLGRGDKVGLYVKRGCSSGSVEIVLSRAPENLVIRREISVENNQSVWTINKRQASQRAVEEEVKALHIQVGNLCQFLPQEKVGEFAKMSKIELLEATEKSVGPPEMYEFHCELKNFRAKERELENVCKEKASFLEKTMQRNERNKQDVERFYERERHLDRIKMLERKRPLVEYEATRKRLEEVKRERADVKRSLTALKEEHLPALRHIQALNGQLKPIEDKMKDKTVKIKEAARRCKEKQDTLDRKRKEVEDIQQALSLKQTEESDRQKRIGHTRCMITGLQAELENLASREDVQPQISSIGSELRSVQEDKARVEGEILDLQRNKGILQGDEQRVRNKLKSLENMMNMKEEKLKSRFRDTYSALQWLRQNQKLFTGKVYEPMMLVINVRDHRHAKYIESHIPTNDLRAFVFQKQEDMAKFMTEVRDQQKWRVNAVIAPRESWAKHPPARPIEALRGFGFFSYLRELFDAPEEVMSYLCGQYKVHEVPVGTEQTKNMIEAVIRETSLKIIYTAAEKYHVKKSSYSGKTISSNSVLRPSQFLTLTVDVDERKHLEEQLKGFEQRVMAIDSQLRALQEQQSQLVRHENELLHKKKVLLDLNIKKRQLEQKIRTKQDSLRQMEESGINLQQAEQEALSKTRAVNSQKVALVTEFVHHMQVRAKLHMEKVYLALESVELAAEKARLETECRESSARLETLEQTCKQLEQRKTSLLETCQGLMKKASEVCSVDLKEEAVPEDLQRAFSLLPNTLDEIDALLNEERSRADCFTGLSATVVEEYTRRTQEIERLKKELGKEKVTLDNYRHNISQAKERWLDPLKQLVEQINERFGHFFRSMQCAGEVDLHCENEEEYDKYGIRIRVKFRSSTQLHELTVHHQSGGERSVATMLYLMALQELNRCPFRVVDEINQGMDPVNERRVFDIVVQTACRGTTSQYFFITPKLLQNLHYAEHMTILCVHNGPHMLPPSKWNEKGFIRRIRQGSNRSANS